In Providencia alcalifaciens, the sequence GCTGAAAATACTCATTTCCCTGAAATTTTAATAAAATGCCGTAACCCATTGCAGTCGAACCTATAGAGTCAAAAAACATGGCATCCCCATAAGCGGCGGTAGATTCGCCGATTAGGGTTATTCTGGGGGTAAAACCGAACCCTTGGCACTTGGTTAACGTCAAGTTAAAAGCTTCTGTTGTCACGGGAAGCTGAGCCTCGATCTCCGTGGGCAAAATCGGTTTCCCATGGTTGAAAACCACTTCATTGGGAAATGAAATTTCGCATGCGCCCGCATAAGCAATATCAGCACGAAACTCCACCGTTGTGCCGTAAAGAGCAGCGCTATGACTACTTAAAACGATCCCAAGACAACTTAATTTGATGATCTGTCGAGTTAATTTATTGAACCACGCCATGAAAAACCTCAACTACGCCATAATCATTGATGGCTCCCCAAGTGACTTTCCCAGATGTTGGTGCCGCTTGATAAGTTAAATAGCTAAAAGGAGCGATCATTGTATTTTGTTGGCTTTGACTCATTGCAATGCGCTTTCCTCCAACCGTTAACGATGAGAGGGAGATGTAATAAGGCGTAGAGTTTGAAACCTTAATTTGCTGACCTTGTTGAGAAAAAGATAATGTTTCCATGGCCTTTTGTTGTGTCATCGCCAGCCCGTCAGGACGGTAAAATAATTTAATCACGCTACCTGAAGAGACCGTTATTGAGCCTCCAACATTGCTGCTTTTTGTGTTTTCACTGCGTGCTTGCGAGGGCAGAGCAATAACGCGTAAGTAAAAAATAGATTCTCTATCTTGAGCAAAAGAGGCGTTACCTGTTTGTAATATCCGTAATTGATTACTGCTATCTGGTTCTAAACGGAATAAAGATGGCGTAACTGAGAAAATATTTTGTGTCTTTGTGCCTTGTACATCGCCTAAAATTTGGGCCTTCACTAAATACGGCACTGTTGATTGGCTACTGCTTGTCACGCCAATAGCTTGACCTTGTTCTCGGTCTGTAGCGTGAAAAACAATTCGTGAGCTGTCCAAGGAAATGCCTGCCATTGCACTGACAGTAAAAAAAAGCCCTAATGAACCAGTCAACAGTGAACGATAAAATGTCATGTTTATGTACTCCGCTATCTCAGTAAGCTCATCATTAATATGAACTTACTGAGCATTTTATGGATTAGTTAACGATATAAGCGACTAAAACGGGAGCACTGTAAGCACCTGGTTTAGGTTGCATATCGGTTGTTGCCATACCCACTTTGAAAGCGTAATCACCGCTAGTCGCATCCGTTGCGATAGCGACTGTGGTACCTTCATTGGCGCTTAAAATCGTGGTGTTATCTGATTTCGCCACCATAAAACCGACAGTATCTGTGTCACTGTTAACAAAAATATTTTTGTTATTATTTGCAATAGAGGTAATACCTTGAATGATTAATTCACCAGTCTCATCAGGATTACAGTCTGTTAAAGTGACTGGCATGTCGATTGAACCCACTTTTGTATCAGCTGTGAATTCACTTGATTTAAATGTACCAATATTAAGCACTGATTTTCCGCCATTAACGGTAAGTACACAGTTTGAATTGGTGATCACACCTTGTAATGTCACTTCAGCGGAAGGCTCTGCTGCATTTGCATAAAAACTAACACCTGAAATTCCCGCACATAATGTGGTCGCTAAAGCGATTTTTTTTAACATGATTATATTTTTCATTATATTTTTCCTATAGATATAGATTTAAAAGAGATAAAGAATTATCTGAACTAAACGGTAAGTTTTCGGTAATAAAAGCCATAAGCTTGCTACTGTATAATTGGACAATACACAGTAATAAACTCATAATCTTGAATTTAATGTAAATGTAGTTTTATTAATAATTAAGGGGAATAAAAATATATCCTATTAAATGTTATTTGAAATTTTGTTGCTAATATTAATCTAGATAAGCTGGTTTTTTTAATGTTATGAAATCTAATTGCTAAATAGTTTAATAATAAAAAAACGCAAAAACAACACCCGAAAAATGAGTAAGCCGGTAAATGCAAATTACACTAAATATAAGTATAATAACGCAATGGTGATTAACCATATAAATCATACTGTTAATATAAGCCCCCTTGCCTTTTGGTTTGATTTATTTGGAGTTATAATCTGAAAATGCAAATTATAAGAATAATATTCAGAGTAATATTTTGCTTTTAACAAATTTTAATAATTATAAATTCAAAAAAGCATTGAAATAGTTGTGATTTTCATAAAATCATTAACTTTCAATTGGTTGTGTTGGTTTTTTGTTGAAATGAATTGAAACAAATAAAAACAATCTGTAATGATGTGAAATAAATGTGAATTTCATTTAAATATATACTCATTATATTAGTTTGTTTCTTTGTGTTATTATATCTTTAAACTTTTATTGAGAATGGTTTTTGTTTATTTTATTTTTGGTATTTCCTTTGTATAAAGGGATGCATATCGAAAACTCTGAAGTATTCATTATGTTAGTTATCTTTTTTATTTAGCTTTAAGGTCTGTTTTTTTCTCTGTAATCAATGAGTGATATTAATTTTTAATTGATAGCTAATGTTATATTCTTATTTTTAACAATTAATTGGTTTAATTCACTTTAATATTTTTGTTTTTATTTTTGATCATGTTTTATTTATGTGTGATTTTTTTGCTTTAATAACAATCGAATTGACCCCTATCAATATATCTATTTCCAGTAGCGATAGATTTTAATAGCAAAATAACTATTAAGAGCAATGTGACTATGGAAATGAATATAAAGACAATGCTGGCTCATTCATTGAGTCGACGTGCATTAGTGAAAAATACAACGAAGTTAAGTGCAACACTCGCAATCACGAGCACTATCCCATTACCTTTTAATGCATTAGCGGATAATTCGAACCAGGAAGTAAAACTCACCGACCCTCAGGTGCAAATAAAACACAGTGCATGTTTGGTTAACTGTGGTAGTCGATGCCCATTAAAAGTCATTGTTAAAGATGATGTTATCCAACGTATAGAACCGGAAACGGCTAAAAATGAAGATGTTTTTGGGCAGCATCAAATTCGACCTTGCTTAAGAGGGCGCTCAAGCCGTTGGCGTGTATATAGCCCTGACAGATTAAAATATCCATTAAAGCGGGTAGGTAAGCGCGGTGAAGGCAAGTTTGAGCGTATTAGTTGGGATGAAGCAAATCAATATATTGCCCAAGAGCTACAACGGATTATTGAAAAGTATGGTAACGAGTCTGTTTATTATAATTATCAATCGGGAGCTTATTACCATAATCAAGGCACAACGGCATGGAAGCGTTTGCTTAATTTAGCGGGTGGCTATTTACGTTATTACAATACTTATTCAACGGCGCAAATCTCAGTGGCGACACCTTATACGTACGGTGAATACGCCGCAAGCCATTTTGATCAAATCAGGCATTCAGATTTAGTGGTTTTCTTTGGGATGAATTTATCTGAAACACGTATGTCTGGCGGAGGACAAGTTGAGGAGCTAAGACGAGCCCTTGAAGATTCTCAAGCACAGGTTGTGATTATCGACCCTCGATATACAGACTCCGTAGTGACTGAACATGCCCAATGGATCCCGATTCGCCCAACAACCGACGCGGCATTGGTTTCGGGTATTGCTTGGACATTAATGAATGAGAATTTGATTGATGAATCTATGGTGAATCAGTATTGCGTGGGTTTTGATGAGAGTACATTGCCAGCATCAGCAGCACCGAATAGCAGCTATAAAGATTATATTTTAGGTAGTGGCGCTGACCAAACGGCGAAAACCCCTGAATGGGCGGAAGCGGTTACAGGAATTCCGGCAATTCAAATTCGTCAATTAGCAAGACAGATTGCCAATGCAAAAGCCTGTTATATCGCGCAGGGATGGGGGCCTCAACGGCATGCTAATGGCGAACAATCTGTTCGAGCCATAAACACATTACCGCTTTTAACTGGGCACTTTGGGCTTGCTGGAACGAATACCGGAAACTGGCCATATGCAACGAAGTATGGTGTACCGAGTCTACCGGATGGCGACAATCCAATAAAAACGGCGATCCCTTGCTACTTATGGACGGATGCGATTGTTAATCCTGACATTATTACCGATAAAACTCATGGTTTACGCGGTAAAGAAAAATTGGATGTTGGCATTAAATGTATCATCAATCAGGCGGGTAATACCCTGATCAACCAGCACGGTGATATTAACCGTACCGCTAAAATCCTTGCTGATGATAAGCAGTGTGAATTTATTGTGGTTATTGATAACCACATGACTCCAAGCGCCAAATATGCCGATATTTTGCTTCCAGAAACCAGCTATCTAGAGGCGCAAGATTTAGTGGATAACTCCTATGCGTCAGGATCTAACCATTACATGATCGCGATGAAACCGGTCGTTAAGCCGATGTGGGAAGTCCGCAGCACTTATGATATTTGTGCAGATATCGCAGAACATATGGGGTTTAGAGAGGCGTACACAGAAGGTCGTACCCAAAGCCAATGGATTGAAAAACATTACAACGAAGTGAAAGCGAAGCGTGACTATTTACCTGATTGGTCGATTGCACAAGATATGGGCATTGTTGATCAGCAAAAAGCAACAGAAAAACAAAGCATTGCTTTAGCAGAATTCCGTCGAGATCCTATCGCGAACCCACTTAAAACCCCATCAGGTAAAGCCGAGATCTATTCGGAAGCATTAGATAAGTTAGCTAAAACGTGGATTTTGCCCGAAGGGGATAAAATTACACCATTACCTGAGTTCTGCATTGCTAAAGAGTCGCATCTAGACACAGCGTTAAATAGTAAATATCCACTTCAGCTCAGTGGGTTTCATACCAAAGGCCATACCCACTCAACTTACTCAAATGTCCCTCAGCTACAAGAAGCGGTTCCTGATGAAATCTGGATGAACCCAATTGATGCAATGGAAAGGGGGATCGTCAATGGAATGCCTGTGCAGGTATTTAATGACAGAGGCGTTGTTGAAATCCAATGTAAAGTGACAAACCGTATTATTCCAGGTGTGGTGGCAATGCCGGAGGGTGGATGGACGAAACAAAATTCAAATGGCGTTGATATTGGTGGCTGCATTAACACGCTGACCTCTCACAGCGTATCACCATTAGCAAAAGGCAATCCACAACACACTAACCTTGTTCAAGTTCGCAAGGCTTAAGGAGTAAAACGTCATGACACAATATGGTTTTTATGTAGATTCGTCCCGCTGCTCGGGTTGCAAAACATGCCAAGTGAGCTGTAAAGATAAAAATGAACTTGATGTGGGACCCAAATTTCGCCGTGTGTATGAATATGGTGGTGGTTCGTGGATAAAATCAGGTAATGGGTGGATGAATAATACTTACAGTTATTATTTGTCGATTTCATGTAATCACTGTGATGAGCCAACATGCGTGCAAGGTTGCCCAACGGGGGCGATGCATAAGCGTGAAAAAGATGGGTTAGTGGTCGTCAATCAGGATGTGTGTGTAGGGTGTCGTTATTGTGAATTACGTTGTCCATATGGTGCGCCACAATATGATGAACATAAACAGCTTATGACAAAATGCGATGGCTGCTTTGACCGCGTTGAGCAAGGTTTACTGCCAACATGTGTTGAGTCATGTCCTCAACGAGCGTTGGATTTTGGGCCGATAGATGAGCTACGTCAGCGTTATGGAACTGAAAATGCTGTTGCACCATTACCAGACCCAAGTCTTACTCGTCCGAATCTGATTGTGAAACCGCATCCAGCTGCGCGTCCTTCTGGGGATAAGAATGGTGCCATTATGAACCCTAAGGAGATCTAATCATGCATGAATTACCTCTTGTTTTCTTTACGGTTTTTGGGCAAAGCGCCGTTGGTGCATTTATTTTTCTACTGCTGTTTTCTCCCTTTGAAGGTAAACAGCTAGGTGGGCGCTTATTTCTATCCCTCTGTATTTTTGGTGTGGGGTTAGTGATTGGTGTATTCCATATGGGACAACTGCTGCGAGCGATGAATCTGCTCCTTGGGGTTGGTCGTTCACCAATGAGTAATGAGATTATCTTATCCGCGCTCTTTGGTTCTGTGGCGGCAATATCGGCTCTTGGGCTATTGAGCGGTAAAGGTTCTCCATCTTTATTTAAAGGAATTGGGTGGTTAGCAGCAATAGTGGGGATTGGGTTTGTCGTATCGATCCCTGCGGTATATCAACTTGATACGATTGTTGGATGGAAAACGGAATACACTTGGGTTGTTATGCTGTTGACGGTGTTAACTTGCGGCGGATTAATTGCGGCAACGTTAGGCGCAAATCAGAAAGCTATCTGGGTTTCAGTTATCGGGATAATCGTCAGTTTGCTAATTAGACCAAGTTACTTATCGGTATTATGGAATGCCAATAGTCAGTTAACCTCAGCTCAAACATTGTGGTTTGGTTTTCAGGTCTTACTGATGTTAGCCGTTTTAATTATTTCACTATTTGTTTTAGTAAAACGCTTACCGCATCGTTGGATTTATATTTCTACGATTCTGATTATTGTCTCAGAGTTATTAGGGCGAGTTGCATTTTATAATATGTGGAGTATTCCTATGTAATCTTAGTATTTTTTACATGAGACTCCGGTCTCAATTTAGACCGGAGTTGTAATATAATTTATGGATATTATCTCAGGTTAGAGTTAATAGCCTTTTAATATTGTTTAAATGTAAATAAATTGGTTTTAATGAGTGAGGGCTAAAATTTGTTCTCAATAAAATCAATTAACTCACTCCATGAACGACCTAATACATTTAATAACTCATCTAGCTGATCGAGATTAAGCTTGGATCGTCCTGTTTCATAACGAGAGACTTGCTGCTGGCTCATATTGATTAAATCTGCTAATTGTGCGCCAGTTAAACCCATGCGAATTCGTGACTTACGAATGAAATAACCTGCGATATAGTTAAAGCTATACTGTGTTTCCATGATTCCCTCGTTACTGTTAACGGTTTTATTTAAGTAATTGTTTTCATTGAGTAATGTGGTTTACCGTCAATTGGGTGGTCATTATATTTTTTGTATTTATGGACGTAGATTATGCTCTACATTTAAATGGCATGATCTCGAATAATAAAAAACGATAATCAGCCGAAATATTAATTCCAGATGGAATATTTATATATTAATTTTCTTTCATTTGAATGCTGGTTTTCATTTAAAATAAAATTTGAAATTAGATATTGTTTTATATCGCTATCTTTACTATCGGATAAATTCAAATAAATTTATTTTTATTTTTCAATCCGTTAGACTAATTAATTGTATTTTCATTTTCAATTAAGTTAAAAAAATTAACAATCCAATAAAAATTAAATTAAAAATATTAACGTGATTGTTATTTTAGGAACGGATTTTGAACTGATTAAAATTTGGGTTTTTGAATCTCCTTTTTAATTTAAGTTAAATATGTATTTTAAGGATTGTTTGTATTCATTTCTAAATGTTTTAAGTTAAATTAGTGATCAGTCTAATAATAAAAAAAAACAAAAACAATACCCCTTGAAGGCGTAAAGAATAAAATATTATCACTATAGGGACTATCACGTAGAAGAAAATAAAAGAGGAAAACAAAAACAATAGTTTAATGGAATATAAAAAATCAGAAATCAATCAATGGCAAATTTAAATATTAACCTAAATGGAATTAAGGTTAAATTTCAGAGTATTTCGCCAACTAAATTGTACCTCAATGAATTTATTAAGAATAAAAAAATTATTATTTATTAAATAAAATCATGTGGATAGATTATTCCGGCAA encodes:
- a CDS encoding dimethyl sulfoxide reductase anchor subunit family protein; protein product: MHELPLVFFTVFGQSAVGAFIFLLLFSPFEGKQLGGRLFLSLCIFGVGLVIGVFHMGQLLRAMNLLLGVGRSPMSNEIILSALFGSVAAISALGLLSGKGSPSLFKGIGWLAAIVGIGFVVSIPAVYQLDTIVGWKTEYTWVVMLLTVLTCGGLIAATLGANQKAIWVSVIGIIVSLLIRPSYLSVLWNANSQLTSAQTLWFGFQVLLMLAVLIISLFVLVKRLPHRWIYISTILIIVSELLGRVAFYNMWSIPM
- a CDS encoding fimbrial protein, whose amino-acid sequence is MKNIIMLKKIALATTLCAGISGVSFYANAAEPSAEVTLQGVITNSNCVLTVNGGKSVLNIGTFKSSEFTADTKVGSIDMPVTLTDCNPDETGELIIQGITSIANNNKNIFVNSDTDTVGFMVAKSDNTTILSANEGTTVAIATDATSGDYAFKVGMATTDMQPKPGAYSAPVLVAYIVN
- a CDS encoding DMSO/selenate family reductase complex A subunit, which codes for MNIKTMLAHSLSRRALVKNTTKLSATLAITSTIPLPFNALADNSNQEVKLTDPQVQIKHSACLVNCGSRCPLKVIVKDDVIQRIEPETAKNEDVFGQHQIRPCLRGRSSRWRVYSPDRLKYPLKRVGKRGEGKFERISWDEANQYIAQELQRIIEKYGNESVYYNYQSGAYYHNQGTTAWKRLLNLAGGYLRYYNTYSTAQISVATPYTYGEYAASHFDQIRHSDLVVFFGMNLSETRMSGGGQVEELRRALEDSQAQVVIIDPRYTDSVVTEHAQWIPIRPTTDAALVSGIAWTLMNENLIDESMVNQYCVGFDESTLPASAAPNSSYKDYILGSGADQTAKTPEWAEAVTGIPAIQIRQLARQIANAKACYIAQGWGPQRHANGEQSVRAINTLPLLTGHFGLAGTNTGNWPYATKYGVPSLPDGDNPIKTAIPCYLWTDAIVNPDIITDKTHGLRGKEKLDVGIKCIINQAGNTLINQHGDINRTAKILADDKQCEFIVVIDNHMTPSAKYADILLPETSYLEAQDLVDNSYASGSNHYMIAMKPVVKPMWEVRSTYDICADIAEHMGFREAYTEGRTQSQWIEKHYNEVKAKRDYLPDWSIAQDMGIVDQQKATEKQSIALAEFRRDPIANPLKTPSGKAEIYSEALDKLAKTWILPEGDKITPLPEFCIAKESHLDTALNSKYPLQLSGFHTKGHTHSTYSNVPQLQEAVPDEIWMNPIDAMERGIVNGMPVQVFNDRGVVEIQCKVTNRIIPGVVAMPEGGWTKQNSNGVDIGGCINTLTSHSVSPLAKGNPQHTNLVQVRKA
- a CDS encoding DMSO/selenate family reductase complex B subunit, whose amino-acid sequence is MTQYGFYVDSSRCSGCKTCQVSCKDKNELDVGPKFRRVYEYGGGSWIKSGNGWMNNTYSYYLSISCNHCDEPTCVQGCPTGAMHKREKDGLVVVNQDVCVGCRYCELRCPYGAPQYDEHKQLMTKCDGCFDRVEQGLLPTCVESCPQRALDFGPIDELRQRYGTENAVAPLPDPSLTRPNLIVKPHPAARPSGDKNGAIMNPKEI
- a CDS encoding helix-turn-helix domain-containing protein, producing the protein METQYSFNYIAGYFIRKSRIRMGLTGAQLADLINMSQQQVSRYETGRSKLNLDQLDELLNVLGRSWSELIDFIENKF
- a CDS encoding fimbrial biogenesis chaperone, with translation MTFYRSLLTGSLGLFFTVSAMAGISLDSSRIVFHATDREQGQAIGVTSSSQSTVPYLVKAQILGDVQGTKTQNIFSVTPSLFRLEPDSSNQLRILQTGNASFAQDRESIFYLRVIALPSQARSENTKSSNVGGSITVSSGSVIKLFYRPDGLAMTQQKAMETLSFSQQGQQIKVSNSTPYYISLSSLTVGGKRIAMSQSQQNTMIAPFSYLTYQAAPTSGKVTWGAINDYGVVEVFHGVVQ